In Vespa crabro chromosome 13, iyVesCrab1.2, whole genome shotgun sequence, one DNA window encodes the following:
- the LOC124428752 gene encoding uncharacterized protein LOC124428752 isoform X1, which translates to MADLVGYTHEFLAEFIQLYRAQPCLWQIRCKGYKDRLLRGRAYDVLVQKLREVNEYADKDTVIRKINTLRTAFRREYNKVKSSQIASDDPQNQYKSSLWYYDLLKFVAEQNNDEMTSMTATTGGKSEISSKEENYLTNISNDETLMHNDVEKIEPPSPTPSRSNTPNSFRPVILGTEGSYGMEYSSSTIDHLPQAAKKRKHSDCSRGHCTRSTTQSAYEARRLVSCSTGDDLETFGLYVASKLKKSTERQCIIAERIIAEVLLRANFGTLDESTTLTEKSPSRCFLVMGDR; encoded by the exons ATGGCGGATCTTGTTGGTTATACGCATGAGTTCCTAGCTGAATTCATTCAGCTTTATCGTGCACAACCTTGTTTATGGCAGATCAGATGCAAAGGTTACAAGGATAGACTTTTAAGAGGTCGTGCTTACGATGTGCTTGTACAAAAGTTGCGTGAGGTAAATGAATATGCTGATAAGGATACTGTAATAAGGAAGATAAACACATTGAGAACCGCCTTTAGAAGGGAGTACAATAAAGTTAAGAGCTCACAAATTGCATCGGACGATCCACAGAATCAATATAAATCATCTTTATGGTATTACGATCTTCTGAAATTCGTAGCCGAGCAGAATAACGATGAGATGACGTCAATGACAGCAACAACTGGCGGGAAGTCCGAGATTTcgtcgaaggaagaaaattatttgacgAATATTTCGAACGATGAAACG TTGATGCATAACGatgtagaaaaaatagaacCACCGTCGCCAACACCATCGAGATCAAACACACCGAATAGCTTTCGTCCTGTGATCCTTGGAACTGAAGGATCCTATGGAATGGAATATTCATCATCGACGATCGATCATCTTCCTCAAGCcgcaaaaaaaaggaaacattcTGATTGTAGTCGAGGTCATTGCACAAGATCTACTACGCAATCGGCTTACGAGGCTAGGAGATTAGTTTCTTGTTCTACGGGTGATGATTTGGAAACGTTCGGTCTTTACGTTGcatcgaaattaaaaaagtctACCGAACGTCAATGTATAATTGCCGAAAGAATTATAGCTGAAGTATTATTGCGTGCGAATTTTGGTACATTAGACGAGAGTACCACTCTTACCGAAAAATCACCATCCCGTTGTTTTCTCGTAATGGGCGatcgatag
- the LOC124428752 gene encoding uncharacterized protein LOC124428752 isoform X2 — translation MADLVGYTHEFLAEFIQLYRAQPCLWQIRCKGYKDRLLRGRAYDVLVQKLRENQYKSSLWYYDLLKFVAEQNNDEMTSMTATTGGKSEISSKEENYLTNISNDETLMHNDVEKIEPPSPTPSRSNTPNSFRPVILGTEGSYGMEYSSSTIDHLPQAAKKRKHSDCSRGHCTRSTTQSAYEARRLVSCSTGDDLETFGLYVASKLKKSTERQCIIAERIIAEVLLRANFGTLDESTTLTEKSPSRCFLVMGDR, via the exons ATGGCGGATCTTGTTGGTTATACGCATGAGTTCCTAGCTGAATTCATTCAGCTTTATCGTGCACAACCTTGTTTATGGCAGATCAGATGCAAAGGTTACAAGGATAGACTTTTAAGAGGTCGTGCTTACGATGTGCTTGTACAAAAGTTGCGTGAG AATCAATATAAATCATCTTTATGGTATTACGATCTTCTGAAATTCGTAGCCGAGCAGAATAACGATGAGATGACGTCAATGACAGCAACAACTGGCGGGAAGTCCGAGATTTcgtcgaaggaagaaaattatttgacgAATATTTCGAACGATGAAACG TTGATGCATAACGatgtagaaaaaatagaacCACCGTCGCCAACACCATCGAGATCAAACACACCGAATAGCTTTCGTCCTGTGATCCTTGGAACTGAAGGATCCTATGGAATGGAATATTCATCATCGACGATCGATCATCTTCCTCAAGCcgcaaaaaaaaggaaacattcTGATTGTAGTCGAGGTCATTGCACAAGATCTACTACGCAATCGGCTTACGAGGCTAGGAGATTAGTTTCTTGTTCTACGGGTGATGATTTGGAAACGTTCGGTCTTTACGTTGcatcgaaattaaaaaagtctACCGAACGTCAATGTATAATTGCCGAAAGAATTATAGCTGAAGTATTATTGCGTGCGAATTTTGGTACATTAGACGAGAGTACCACTCTTACCGAAAAATCACCATCCCGTTGTTTTCTCGTAATGGGCGatcgatag